From Deltaproteobacteria bacterium:
CGCCGCCAACTCATCGGACAAGCGGATATTTTCTTCTTTCAACCGGCTGTTTTCCGCCCGGAGACCGCGTACTTCCTTGACCAGTGCGCCGACCAACTCCTCTAAATTTTCAATCTTTTTTTGTCCCATGGCAAAAATCGTAACAGAGGGTAAATGGGGTGTCAAGAAATCCCTGTCAGACCTGAGTTCCCATAGCGGCGCAGGGCTGAATTTCCCGTTTCAAGCGTGCTTCATCAGCGTCTTTCGCCCTATCCAGATCGTAGTCAGATTGCAAACCAAGCCAGAACTGGGGAGTCACGCCAAAATATAATCCAAGACGCAGGGCGGTGTCGGCGGTAACCGCCCGCTTACCGTGGACAATCTCGTTGACACGGCGCGGAGAAACATGGATATCCCTGGCCAACCGATACTGGCTGATTCCCTTCGGCGCCATAAACTCTTCCAAAAGTATTTCGCCTGGATGAAGCGGCGGCATTTTTCTTTTCCTCATAATAGTCTCCTAATGGTAATCCGCTATTTCCACATCATGTGCGTCTTGACCGTCCCAACGGAAACAAACACGCCATTGATTGTTGATTCGCACGCTGTATTGCCCTTTTCGATCGCCCTTCAAGAGCTCAAGATGGTTGGATGGTGGATTACGAAGATCGCTCAAAACAAGCGCCCGGTTCAACATGCGAAGCTTCCTTAAAGCGGCACGCTGGATATCATGGGGAAGCTTTTTGGAAAACTCACGATTGAAAACCTTCTCGGTCTCCGCACAGCAGAACGACTTGATCATATCCGGAATAATAACGTGGGGCGATAATAACGTCAAGCGTCAGTAGAAGAAGTTCAGGTAAAAGGCAGGCTTAATTCAAATCATCAAAAAAATCCGAATAAATCCTATCCAAAAAATCCACATGAGAAATTTCTGTGCTATTATTCACTACATCCACTATAGAGTGGTATAAGTCTTGTTGTTTGTCTTTTGACTGCTGGCAGGCCAACTCAAACTCCCAACATCCTAAAATGTAAAAGTTGTCAGATTGCGCCTTCATACTTTCTTTAACTTTTTCGCGAGCATAACGATTTATAGCAAACATTTCATCCAAAAACACGAGAATGTTTACCACTTTTTGCTTTTTATAACTCACCCCATCTATTTTGCCTTCCTTAAGATGGCTTTCTTTTCTCACATTTTTTTCAACCTCTTTTGCGATATCACCAAGCAACGCCTCAATTCCGGAGCCATTGGCGCTTTGCACCCCCGCCCTTGCGTAGTTATCAATTTTTCTCTTTTTGCATTCAATTTGAAAAACATACTCATCTGAGACCAAAATCCAATCAGCGCTTTTCCATTCATCACCACCAATTTTACAAGTTTTTTCTGAAAAAACTTTCGCCCGGCTCCAAACATCAATATTATTTTGTTTGATAAGTTCACCAACATACGTTTCAAAAACTGCTCCAATCTCCTCCAACAACCTACCCTTCTCCCTCATATCAAGTTTATCAAGTAAAACATAATACAAGCCCTCAAAAGAACCGTAGAGGAAATCGGGGAGGGAAGGAATGATATACCGCTCATTTTCATTTTCTGACTTTATTTTAATAAGGAAACCTTTTTAAAGGATTGAACTCATACTTTTTCAGAGTTGCTTCAGCCAACTCGTATTTTTCAGATTCTTCCCTGAACTGTTCAGGGGTTACCGCAAAAACATCAAGGAACCTGAGAATATTTTCTTCCGTCAGTAACCGCTTGGGAGATTCGATCTGAGGGGTTGTATGGTTACTCATCAAAAACGAGGTGACGAACTCCCCATCTTCTCTTAAGCTAAAATTGGCATAAAGACAAACACCGATTTTCATTGCCTTAATAATTTCAATGCCTAATGCCTGATTTAGCATTGCGCCCAACTCACCATTACGCTCAAAAACTTTTGAAAAGATCCAGAAATATCTAGCCACAATATTAGATGGCGATCTCAGATAATGCCACTGGTGATTAATTGTTCTAATCATCCACAACCAGCCCTTTTCTTTTATTTCGCCGTTTGACTTTATATCATGCAAGTCTATTTCAAGATTGCCATACAAATAAATTAAATTCAGAAGATCAACATCATTGTATTGAACATCTTTTTTTTCGCAATTCAGCAAAACTTGTTTTGCGAAAAAAGACACAAAATCTTTCGTTAGCATTCCCGCCTTAAGTTTGATTTTTGGAGAGTTAAAAAATTCAAACTCAATATTTGCGTTAACCCAAACCTGATTTCCCATCAACGCACCAAGTTTTTGTAAAGACATTAAAGATCCAACCAAATCAAAATCTTTTACGATCGAGTTGAAATCTCCAACCGTAAAACGCCTTGAAAACCTCACGTCAGACGATGTTCGGATTTTGATATCAGCCATATTATTGTCAATCAGATAACAAGACTATTTTAGGAATGTTGGAGAGCCTCACAAGATAATGAAATTCTTTACACACCTGTCCCGACGTAAATTGTAGAGGGTGGACGATCACGTTGACACTGTGCAGAGGAGCGCAGAGAACAACAACGC
This genomic window contains:
- a CDS encoding HigA family addiction module antidote protein encodes the protein MRKRKMPPLHPGEILLEEFMAPKGISQYRLARDIHVSPRRVNEIVHGKRAVTADTALRLGLYFGVTPQFWLGLQSDYDLDRAKDADEARLKREIQPCAAMGTQV
- a CDS encoding type II toxin-antitoxin system RelE/ParE family toxin → MIKSFCCAETEKVFNREFSKKLPHDIQRAALRKLRMLNRALVLSDLRNPPSNHLELLKGDRKGQYSVRINNQWRVCFRWDGQDAHDVEIADYH